One window from the genome of Choloepus didactylus isolate mChoDid1 chromosome 2, mChoDid1.pri, whole genome shotgun sequence encodes:
- the ZBTB2 gene encoding zinc finger and BTB domain-containing protein 2 gives MDLANHGLILLQQLNAQREFGFLCDCTVAIGDVYFKAHKSVLASFSNYFKMLFVHQTSECVRLKPTDIQPDIFSYLLHLMYTGKMAPQLIDPVRLEQGIKFLHAYPLIQEASLASQGAFSHPDQVFPLASSLYGIQIADHQLRQATKIASAPDKLGREPRPQTSRMSQDQVPEAAQLSQLPSNLTQVNRTNLTPSDPLQTSLSPELISTPVPPPPPGEETNMEASSSDEQPAALTIAHVKPSIMKRNGSFPKYYACHLCGRRFTLRSSLREHLQIHTGVPFTSSQQGESRVPLSLCSNAADLGKDALEVPEAGMISDSELQHISDSPIIDGQQQSETPPPSDIADIDNLEQADQEREVKRRKYECTICGRKFIQKSHWREHMYIHTGKPFKCSTCDKSFCRANQAARHVCLNQSIDTYTMVDKQTLELCTFEEGSQMDNMLVQTNKPYKCNLCDKTFSTPNEVVRHSCQNQNSDVFALDEGRSILLGSGDSEVTEPNHPVLASIKKEQETVLLD, from the exons atggatttggCCAACCATGGACTTATTCTACTGCAACAGTTAAACGCTCAGCGCGAGTTTGGTTTCCTGTGTGACTGCACGGTTGCGATCGGCGACGTTTACTTCAAGGCACACAAATCAGTTCTTGCTTCCTTCTCCAATTACTTTAAGATGTTGTTTGTCCATCAGACCAG CGAGTGTGTCCGTTTGAAACCAACTGACATACAGCCCGATATTTTCAGCTATCTCTTGCATCTGATGTACACTGGAAAGATGGCACCTCAGCTTATTGACCCCGTCCGACTAGAACAGGGGATCAAGTTTCTCCACGCCTACCCGCTGATCCAGGAAGCCAGCCTCGCCAGCCAAGGGGCCTTCTCTCATCCTGACCAAGTTTTCCCGTTGGCTTCCTCGTTGTATGGCATTCAGATTGCAGATCATCAGTTGAGACAAGCCACCAAGATTGCCTCAGCACCGGACAAACTGGGCCGAGAACCAAGGCCACAGACCTCCAGGATGAGCCAGGACCAGGTGCCGGAGGCTGCCCAGCTCTCCCAGTTACCTTCAAACCTGACTCAGGTTAATCGGACAAATCTGACCCCCTCTGACCCACTGCAGACCTCACTTTCTCCAGAACTGATTTCCACTCCtgttcctccccctcctcccggGGAGGAGACCAACATGGAAGCTTCCTCCTCCGACGAGCAGCCCGCAGCCCTCACCATAGCCCATGTCAAGCCCAGCATCATGAAGAGGAACGGAAGCTTCCCAAAGTACTACGCCTGCCACCTGTGTGGTCGGCGCTTCACCCTCCGGAGCAGTCTGCGGGAGCACCTCCAGATCCACACGGGAGTGCCGTTCACATCCAGCCAACAGGGAGAGAGCCGCGTGCCCCTGTCTCTTTGTAGCAATGCAGCCGACCTGGGCAAAGACGCCCTGGAAGTGCCTGAAGCCGGGATGATAAGTGACAGCGAGCTGCAGCACATCTCGGATTCCCCAATCATCGATGGGCAACAGCAGTCAGAAACCCCGCCCCCCTCGGACATCGCGGACATTGACAACCTGGAGCAGGCCGACCAAGAGCGGGAGGTGAAGAGGCGCAAGTACGAGTGCACGATATGTGGACGCAAGTTCATCCAGAAGAGCCACTGGCGGGAACACATGTACATCCACACCGGGAAGCCTTTCAAATGCAGCACTTGTGACAAGAGCTTTTGCAGGGCCAACCAGGCTGCCCGCCACGTGTGCCTCAACCAGAGCATCGACACTTACACCATGGTGGACAAACAGACTCTGGAGCTCTGCACGTTTGAGGAAGGCAGTCAGATGGACAACATGCTGGTGCAAACCAACAAACCCTACAAATGCAACTTATGTGACAAAACATTCTCGACTCCCAATGAGGTTGTCAGACACTCTTGCCAAAACCAGAACTCAGACGTTTTTGCCCTTGACGAAGGGCGGTCCATTCTCCTGGGCAGTGGGGACTCAGAAGTGACAGAGCCTAACCACCCGGTGTTAGcttccattaaaaaagaacaggaaacagTGTTATTAGACTGA